From a region of the Corallococcus coralloides DSM 2259 genome:
- a CDS encoding FHA domain-containing protein — MLKLIIEDDEGRKTVVPFVRDEITIGRQEGNTIRLTERNVSRRHARLVRLNGHVVLEDLGSYNGTRINGERVAGQLPLKEGDLIQIGDYDLALQVEGAANAAAPTGAITAKVPASRRPEPEPEEEDDDDEVASGPRPRDTMVDGEDEADDHGDSDDEHDHTPVSADARRNATSIIRMDQMEADRPRRVERVPEDEQPRLVVLGPAEFKGQEFDCNRTELRIGRTSENDVALDHRSLSRTHAKVVREETGEWRVIDMQSANGMTVNGESYAQATLAHGDIIEMGHVKLRFVGPGSLEEDIAAQGRGGSKKLWVAAVIAFLSIGAGAALFVVKGQDLLPKPPDDTPPVVAADPQPIPEAPPQTKPPETKPPETVAAKPPATPDTKAPDAPKAPESVKPPPEPPTQKATEEDFATALKRADFEVAATILKSLGEGARGPQALKAQAARESQLAKEIAADKNLKAAQDALDAGNFKDAATSFNKVPAETVFASRYDGVKQRLEAQAQQTAEAASASSKKPPQLTSAYMQQQNMKPADIRGEKLGEIQDTVRVMTRENPNEALAIAQDCASLAPKVPECHLMLGVVQAALKDYKASEQAYKEFLTLTSEGYPKRDLVIKALSKVQAASQAQ, encoded by the coding sequence GTGCTGAAGCTCATCATCGAAGACGACGAGGGGCGCAAGACCGTTGTTCCCTTCGTGCGCGACGAAATCACCATTGGACGTCAGGAGGGGAACACCATCCGCCTGACCGAGCGGAACGTGTCACGTCGACACGCCCGGCTCGTGCGCCTCAATGGACACGTCGTGCTCGAAGACCTGGGGAGCTACAACGGCACCCGGATCAACGGCGAACGCGTCGCAGGCCAGCTCCCTCTCAAGGAGGGCGACCTCATCCAGATCGGCGACTACGATCTGGCGTTGCAGGTCGAGGGCGCGGCCAACGCTGCCGCCCCCACTGGCGCCATCACCGCCAAGGTGCCCGCCTCCCGCCGGCCGGAGCCGGAGCCCGAGGAGGAGGACGACGACGACGAGGTCGCCAGCGGTCCCCGTCCCCGCGACACCATGGTGGATGGCGAGGACGAGGCGGACGACCACGGCGACTCGGACGACGAGCACGACCACACGCCCGTGTCCGCGGACGCGCGCCGCAACGCCACGTCCATCATCCGCATGGACCAGATGGAGGCGGACCGGCCCCGGCGCGTGGAGCGCGTGCCCGAGGACGAGCAGCCCCGGCTGGTGGTGCTCGGCCCCGCCGAGTTCAAGGGCCAGGAGTTCGACTGCAACCGCACGGAGCTGCGGATCGGCCGCACGTCGGAGAACGACGTGGCCCTGGACCACCGCTCGCTGTCCCGCACGCACGCGAAGGTCGTGCGCGAGGAGACCGGCGAGTGGCGCGTCATCGACATGCAGTCGGCCAACGGGATGACGGTCAACGGCGAGAGCTACGCCCAGGCGACGCTCGCGCACGGTGACATCATCGAGATGGGCCACGTGAAGCTGCGCTTCGTGGGCCCCGGCTCGCTGGAAGAGGACATCGCGGCGCAGGGCCGCGGCGGCTCCAAGAAGCTGTGGGTGGCCGCGGTCATCGCGTTCCTGTCCATTGGCGCGGGCGCGGCACTCTTCGTGGTGAAGGGCCAGGACCTGCTGCCCAAGCCGCCGGACGACACGCCGCCCGTGGTCGCCGCGGATCCGCAGCCCATCCCGGAGGCGCCGCCTCAGACGAAGCCTCCTGAGACGAAGCCCCCGGAGACCGTGGCCGCGAAGCCGCCCGCGACGCCGGACACGAAGGCGCCCGACGCGCCGAAGGCTCCGGAGTCGGTGAAGCCGCCACCGGAACCTCCGACCCAGAAGGCGACGGAAGAGGACTTCGCCACCGCGCTCAAGCGAGCCGACTTCGAGGTCGCGGCCACCATCCTGAAGAGCCTGGGAGAAGGCGCCCGAGGCCCTCAGGCCCTCAAGGCGCAGGCAGCGCGCGAGAGCCAGCTGGCCAAGGAGATCGCGGCCGACAAGAACCTCAAGGCCGCCCAGGACGCCCTGGACGCCGGCAATTTCAAGGACGCGGCCACCAGCTTCAACAAGGTGCCCGCGGAGACGGTCTTCGCCTCACGCTACGACGGCGTGAAGCAACGGCTCGAGGCCCAGGCGCAGCAGACCGCCGAAGCCGCCAGCGCTTCATCCAAGAAGCCTCCGCAACTGACGTCCGCCTACATGCAGCAGCAGAACATGAAGCCGGCGGACATTCGTGGCGAGAAGCTCGGCGAGATCCAGGACACGGTCCGCGTCATGACCCGGGAGAACCCCAACGAAGCCCTGGCGATCGCCCAGGACTGCGCGTCGCTCGCTCCCAAGGTTCCCGAGTGCCACCTCATGCTGGGCGTGGTGCAAGCCGCGCTCAAGGACTACAAAGCGAGTGAGCAGGCCTACAAGGAATTCCTCACGCTCACGTCCGAGGGCTATCCCAAGCGCGACCTGGTGATCAAAGCCCTGAGCAAGGTCCAAGCCGCTTCCCAGGCTCAATAA
- a CDS encoding response regulator — protein sequence MQIRILVVDDEQDNCDYLKLVLTREGYEVVTTTDPTQTVDILRGSDFHLVILDMMMPQMSGTEVLELIRKYDTDIAVIVATAYPTVDTAVASLKAQASDYVKKPMEPEQFTAAVRNALQKKGLSQDPEADLHRAIGRTIRDARKTQELTLKQLARRTGLSVSLLSQIERAESSASISSLYKIASALQLRMGELFGDT from the coding sequence GTGCAGATTCGCATCCTGGTAGTTGATGACGAGCAGGACAACTGCGACTACCTCAAGCTCGTGCTGACCCGTGAAGGCTACGAGGTCGTCACCACCACGGACCCCACGCAGACGGTGGACATCCTCCGTGGCTCCGACTTCCATCTCGTCATCCTCGACATGATGATGCCGCAGATGTCCGGCACCGAGGTGCTGGAGCTGATCCGCAAGTACGACACGGACATCGCGGTCATCGTCGCCACGGCCTACCCCACCGTGGACACGGCCGTCGCGTCGCTCAAGGCGCAGGCGTCCGACTATGTGAAGAAGCCCATGGAGCCGGAGCAGTTCACGGCCGCCGTGCGCAACGCGCTGCAGAAGAAGGGCCTGTCCCAGGACCCGGAAGCGGACCTGCACCGCGCCATCGGCCGCACCATCCGCGACGCGCGCAAGACGCAGGAGCTCACGCTCAAGCAGCTGGCCCGCCGCACCGGCCTGTCCGTGTCCCTGCTGTCCCAGATTGAGCGCGCGGAGTCCTCCGCGTCCATCTCGTCGCTCTACAAGATCGCGTCCGCGCTGCAGCTGCGCATGGGCGAGCTGTTCGGCGACACCTAG
- a CDS encoding enoyl-CoA hydratase/isomerase family protein: MEPTLEVEDREGGVRVLTVCNPSRRNALNDALLARMDAALEPAAHVRALLVRGQGGHFCAGYDLTHLGPPGADGRLPDDPLVACLLKLERHPAPSVALVQGGAVGAGFDLAASCDFRVGASDAFFLMPPARLGIVYSPEGLARAVRLVGLSRAKQLFLTARRLPAAEALAWGLLDECPEDAEARALALCATLAAGAPKAVSGMKEAFGLLARSGLSPEDVAHLRQVRGEAFGSEDAKEGRAAFLEKRAPRFTGR, encoded by the coding sequence ATGGAGCCCACGCTGGAGGTGGAGGATCGCGAGGGCGGTGTCCGGGTGCTCACCGTCTGCAACCCGTCGCGGCGCAACGCGCTGAATGACGCGTTGCTGGCCCGGATGGACGCGGCGCTGGAGCCGGCCGCCCACGTGCGCGCGCTGCTGGTGCGCGGCCAGGGCGGGCACTTCTGCGCGGGCTATGACTTGACGCACCTGGGGCCGCCGGGCGCGGACGGGCGGCTGCCGGATGACCCGCTGGTGGCGTGCCTGCTGAAGCTGGAGCGGCACCCGGCGCCGTCGGTGGCGCTGGTGCAGGGCGGCGCGGTGGGCGCGGGCTTCGACCTGGCGGCCTCCTGCGACTTCCGCGTGGGCGCTTCCGACGCGTTCTTCCTCATGCCTCCGGCCCGGCTGGGCATCGTGTACTCGCCGGAAGGGCTGGCGCGGGCGGTGCGGCTGGTGGGGCTGTCGCGCGCCAAGCAGCTGTTCCTCACCGCGCGCCGGCTGCCGGCGGCGGAGGCGCTCGCGTGGGGGCTGCTGGATGAGTGCCCCGAGGACGCGGAGGCGCGCGCGCTGGCGCTGTGCGCGACGCTGGCCGCGGGGGCGCCCAAGGCGGTGTCGGGGATGAAGGAGGCGTTCGGGCTGCTGGCGCGCTCCGGGCTGTCCCCGGAGGATGTCGCGCACCTGCGTCAGGTGCGCGGCGAGGCGTTTGGCAGCGAGGACGCGAAGGAGGGGCGCGCGGCCTTCTTGGAGAAGCGCGCGCCCCGGTTCACCGGCCGCTAG
- a CDS encoding biotin/lipoyl-binding carrier protein has protein sequence MADVAAHITGTVWKIEVKVGDKVDAGTTLVILESMKMEMPVEAEEGGTVKEIRCKEAQAVNEGDVLVVLE, from the coding sequence ATGGCGGACGTTGCGGCGCACATCACGGGAACGGTGTGGAAGATCGAGGTGAAGGTGGGCGACAAGGTGGATGCCGGCACCACGCTCGTCATCCTCGAGTCCATGAAGATGGAGATGCCCGTGGAGGCCGAAGAGGGCGGCACGGTGAAGGAGATCCGCTGCAAGGAAGCGCAGGCGGTCAACGAGGGTGACGTCCTCGTGGTGCTCGAGTAG
- a CDS encoding acetyl-CoA carboxylase biotin carboxylase subunit — MFQKLLIANRGEIARRIGAVARGMGVKTVAVHSDADVNLPFVKEADEAVRIGPAPAKDSYLSIPAILEAAKKTGAQAVHPGYGFLSENGEFAQACADAGLTFVGPPPEAMARMKDKSQARKLVSAAGVPVVPGSDGVLPDVQSALEAAERIGYPVLCKAASGGGGIGMAAANNPAELEKVYRQCTDRAKAAFGREGVYLERYFPAPRHIEVQILGDTHGHLIHGLERECSIQRRHQKVVEEAPSVLFANGRNAGLADTLFTAAVKAAKAFGYANAGTVEFLYSDGQVYFIEMNARLQVEHPVTELTTGLDLIGWQLRIAAGEKLTVKQEDVKRKGAALEFRIYAEDPVKYFPSPGPLKVFQPPTGEGVRLDSGYAEGDVVTPNYDPMIAKLIISGATRDEAIARAVKALESFRIEGIKTNIPLHLRILKDPAFAAGELDTHFLDHHAKP, encoded by the coding sequence ATGTTCCAGAAGCTGCTCATCGCCAACCGGGGTGAAATCGCGCGTCGCATCGGGGCGGTGGCCCGGGGCATGGGCGTGAAGACGGTGGCGGTGCACTCGGACGCGGACGTGAACCTGCCCTTCGTGAAGGAGGCGGACGAGGCCGTGCGCATCGGCCCCGCGCCCGCGAAGGACAGCTACCTGAGCATCCCCGCCATCCTGGAGGCCGCGAAGAAGACGGGCGCCCAGGCGGTGCACCCGGGCTACGGCTTCCTGTCGGAGAACGGCGAGTTCGCCCAGGCGTGCGCGGACGCGGGGCTGACCTTCGTGGGCCCGCCGCCGGAGGCCATGGCGCGGATGAAGGACAAGAGCCAGGCGCGCAAGCTGGTGTCCGCCGCGGGCGTGCCGGTGGTGCCGGGCAGTGACGGCGTGCTGCCGGACGTGCAGAGCGCCCTGGAGGCCGCGGAGCGCATCGGCTACCCGGTGCTGTGCAAGGCCGCCAGCGGCGGTGGCGGCATTGGCATGGCGGCGGCGAACAACCCCGCGGAGCTGGAGAAGGTGTACCGCCAGTGCACGGACCGCGCGAAGGCCGCCTTCGGCCGCGAGGGCGTGTACCTGGAGCGCTACTTCCCGGCGCCCCGCCACATCGAAGTGCAGATTTTGGGCGACACCCACGGCCACCTCATCCACGGCCTGGAGCGCGAGTGCTCCATCCAGCGCCGGCACCAGAAGGTGGTGGAGGAGGCCCCGTCGGTGCTGTTCGCCAACGGACGCAACGCAGGCCTGGCGGACACGCTCTTCACGGCGGCCGTCAAGGCGGCGAAGGCGTTCGGCTACGCCAACGCGGGCACGGTGGAGTTCCTGTACTCCGACGGGCAGGTGTACTTCATCGAGATGAACGCCCGGCTCCAGGTGGAGCACCCGGTGACGGAGCTGACCACGGGCCTGGACCTCATCGGCTGGCAGCTGCGCATCGCCGCGGGTGAGAAGCTGACGGTGAAGCAGGAGGACGTGAAGCGCAAGGGCGCGGCGCTGGAGTTCCGCATCTACGCGGAGGACCCGGTGAAGTACTTCCCGTCCCCTGGCCCGCTGAAGGTGTTCCAGCCGCCCACGGGCGAGGGCGTGCGCCTGGACTCCGGCTACGCGGAAGGGGACGTGGTGACGCCGAACTACGACCCGATGATCGCCAAGCTCATCATCAGCGGCGCCACGCGCGACGAGGCCATTGCCCGCGCGGTGAAGGCCCTGGAGTCCTTCCGCATCGAAGGCATCAAGACGAACATCCCGCTCCACCTTCGCATCCTGAAGGACCCGGCCTTCGCGGCCGGTGAGCTGGACACGCACTTCCTGGATCATCACGCGAAGCCTTAA
- the ftsZ gene encoding cell division protein FtsZ, with protein MDQFEQNKQAAKIRVVGAGGAGCNAVNTMILSKLDRVDFIAANTDVQALAASKAPTRLQLGQALTKGLGAGANPEMGREAALESRDQIAAVLEGADMVFVTAGMGGGTGTGAAPIIADIAKSLGCLTVGVVTKPFLFEGNKRRKQAEQGIVELKAAVDTLITIPNQRLLSLSNEPMPLLETFKRADEVLLNAVQGISDLIQYHGYINVDFADVKTIMSDKGLALMGTGHACGDRRAITAMQQAISSPLLEDVSIDGATGLLINITGGRDMTLQEVNEALTLVHDAADGEAEIIFGSLIDEQIQDEVKITIIATGFVHRDAPKVRPIAQVVQVPLVGRPPAPPSVLSSTREEVASLVPAKSTPRPTMSSVETPKSSMQSARTAVVKDAALPLDEDQFDIPTFLRRQGQTELP; from the coding sequence ATGGACCAGTTCGAGCAGAACAAGCAGGCCGCGAAGATTCGTGTCGTGGGCGCGGGCGGGGCGGGCTGCAACGCGGTCAACACGATGATTCTGTCGAAGCTGGACCGCGTCGACTTCATCGCCGCCAACACCGATGTCCAGGCGCTCGCCGCGAGCAAGGCGCCCACGCGCCTGCAGCTGGGCCAGGCGCTCACCAAGGGCCTGGGCGCCGGCGCCAACCCGGAGATGGGCCGCGAGGCCGCCCTGGAGTCGCGCGATCAGATCGCCGCGGTGCTGGAAGGCGCCGACATGGTCTTCGTGACCGCGGGCATGGGCGGTGGCACCGGCACGGGCGCCGCGCCCATCATCGCGGACATCGCCAAGAGCCTGGGCTGCCTCACGGTGGGCGTCGTCACCAAGCCCTTCCTCTTCGAAGGCAACAAGCGCCGCAAGCAGGCCGAGCAGGGCATCGTGGAGCTCAAGGCCGCGGTGGACACGCTCATCACCATCCCCAACCAGCGCCTGCTGTCGCTCTCCAACGAGCCCATGCCGCTGCTGGAGACCTTCAAGCGCGCCGATGAAGTCCTGCTCAACGCCGTGCAGGGCATCAGCGACCTCATCCAGTACCACGGCTACATCAACGTGGACTTCGCGGATGTGAAGACCATCATGAGCGACAAGGGCCTGGCGCTCATGGGCACGGGCCACGCCTGTGGCGACCGCCGCGCCATCACCGCCATGCAGCAGGCCATCTCCAGCCCGCTGCTGGAGGACGTCTCCATCGACGGCGCCACGGGCCTGCTCATCAACATCACCGGCGGCCGCGACATGACCCTGCAGGAGGTCAACGAGGCGCTGACGCTGGTGCACGACGCGGCGGACGGCGAGGCGGAGATCATCTTCGGGTCGCTCATCGACGAGCAGATCCAGGACGAGGTGAAGATCACCATCATCGCCACGGGCTTCGTGCACCGGGACGCGCCCAAGGTGCGCCCCATCGCGCAGGTGGTGCAGGTGCCGCTGGTGGGCCGCCCGCCGGCGCCGCCGTCCGTGCTGTCCTCGACGCGTGAAGAGGTGGCCAGCCTGGTGCCCGCGAAGAGCACGCCGCGTCCGACCATGTCCAGCGTGGAGACGCCCAAGTCGTCCATGCAGAGCGCGCGCACGGCCGTGGTGAAGGACGCGGCGCTGCCCCTGGACGAGGATCAGTTCGACATCCCCACGTTCCTGCGCCGCCAGGGCCAGACGGAGCTGCCGTAA